Proteins from a single region of Echeneis naucrates chromosome 2, fEcheNa1.1, whole genome shotgun sequence:
- the LOC115054066 gene encoding uncharacterized protein LOC115054066, with product MFRLVLLFLTVSGLQAVPIGAPGGLQRTSSTYQLLDGFDQGTEHTAIHLPLPDTFRQGTEPSGLVEEDTSEIDMKEAFIQPSGNGFGEMDRRHWLTEEIPDDVPVQRSGGGWLRVEEPSVLQLPDGFRQGTEPEMSIPDGFRQGTEPEMSIPDGFRQGTEPEMSIPDGFRQGTEPEMSIPDGFRQGTEPLKSIPDGFRQGTEPEMSIPDGFRQGTEPEMSIPDGFRQGTEPEMSIPDGFRQGTEPEMSIPDGFRQGTEPLKSIPDGFRQGTEPEMSIPDGFRQGTEPEMSIPGGFRQGTEPLKSIPDGFRQGTEPEMSIPDGFRQGTEPEMSIPDGFRQGTEPEMSIPDGFRQGTEPLKSIPDGFRQGTEPLKSIPDGFRQGTEPSTSRIQTSIVSCKGEVINGNCYEFNPTPMAFDEAQVLCRSVALNAELASVTNGDLHARLVSLVTNGGQNNPVLTWLGGMVKDQQAAWVDGSEWSYSDWMPGHPNIHTDKPFCLEMFRIDESWWTAADCELKRASICSYALTA from the exons ATGTTTAGGTTAGTGCTGCTGTTTCTGACAGTGTCAG GCCTCCAAGCTGTCCCAATTGGAGCCCCAGGAGGTTTGCAGAGAACATCTTCAACTTACCAGCTTCTTGATGGCTTTGACCAAGGCACTGAACATACTGCCATCCATCTGCCTCTTCCTGACACCTTCAGACAAGGGACCGAGCCCTCCGGCCTGGTGGAAGAAGACACCAGTGAGATAGACATGAAAGAGG ctttCATCCAACCCTCAGGGAATGGATTTGGAGAAATGGACAGAAGACACTGGCTGACAGAAGAGA TCCCTGATGATGTTCCAGTCCAGAGGAGTGGGGGTGGTTGGCTCAGAGTGGAGGAGCCTTCTGTTCTTCAGCTTCCAGATGGTTTCAGACAGGGAACCGAACCTGAAATGTCTATCCCAGATGGTTTCAGACAGGGAACTGAACCTGAAATGTCTATCCCAGATGGTTTCAGACAGGGAACTGAACCTGAAATGTCTATCCCAGATGGTTTCAGACAGGGAACCGAACCTGAAATGTCTATCCCAGATGGTTTCAGACAGGGAACTGAACCTTTGAAGTCTATCCCAGATGGTTTCAGACAGGGAACCGAACCTGAAATGTCAATCCCAGATGGTTTCAGACAGGGAACTGAACCTGAAATGTCTATCCCAGATGGTTTCAGACAGGGAACTGAACCTGAAATGTCTATCCCAGATGGTTTCAGACAGGGAACCGAACCTGAAATGTCTATCCCAGATGGTTTCAGACAGGGAACTGAACCTTTGAAGTCTATCCCAGATGGTTTCAGACAGGGAACCGAACCTGAAATGTCTATCCCAGATGGTTTCAGACAGGGAACCGAACCTGAAATGTCTATCCCAGGTGGTTTCAGACAGGGAACTGAACCTTTGAAGTCTATCCCAGATGGTTTCAGACAGGGAACTGAACCTGAAATGTCTATCCCAGATGGTTTCAGACAGGGAACTGAACCTGAAATGTCTATTCCAGATGGTTTCAGACAGGGAACTGAACCTGAAATGTCTATCCCAGATGGTTTCAGACAGGGAACTGAACCTTTGAAGTCTATCCCAGATGGTTTCAGACAGGGAACTGAACCCCTGAAGTCTATCCCAGATGGTTTTAGACAAGGAACTGAACCCTCCACTTCTAGAATCCAAACATCGATAGTGTCATGTAAAGGGGAGGTCATCAATGGAAACTGCTATGAGTTCAACCCCACGCCAATGGCCTTCGACGAAGCACAG GTCCTCTGCAGATCTGTCGCCCTGAATGCTGAGCTTGCATCTGTAACTAATGGGGACCTGCATGCCCGCCTGGTTTCCTTGGTGACTAATGGGGGTCAGAATAACCCTGTGCTGACCTGGCTGGGAGGCATGGTCAAG GACCAGCAGGCAGCATGGGTTGACGGTTCAGAGTGGAGTTACAGTGACTGGATGCCAGGACATCCCAACATCCACACGGACAAACCATTCTGCTTGGAGATGTTTAGAATAG atgagaGCTGGTGGACGGCAGCTGACTGTGAACTGAAGAGGGCGTCCATTTGCTCGTACGCCCTCACTGCATGA